From Anopheles funestus chromosome 3RL, idAnoFuneDA-416_04, whole genome shotgun sequence, a single genomic window includes:
- the LOC125769605 gene encoding RNA cytidine acetyltransferase has protein sequence MVKKKIDNRIRVMIENGVKMGHRTMFVIVGNKARDQVPILYDILTKASVKARPTVLWCYKNKDEAISNHGKKRAKKIQAGKIDINESDLFDAFRVATTIHGRYYKDTHTILGKTYGVCVLQDFEALTPNLLARTVETVEGGGLIILLLKTISSLKQIYTMSMDVHKRYRTEAHQNVTCRFNERLILSLADCSRCLLVNDDLTVLPLSSRTADVKAIDVASIESSHSEQLAELKESLADAPPAGPLVSLCRTYDQAKAVAQFIDALAEKQLKPPTSLTAGRGRGKSAAMGLAIAGSIAFGYVNVYVTSPSPENLITLFEFILKGFDVLEYQEHTDYTIIRSTNPNFNKAIIRINVTRNNRQTIQYISPTDAHLLNAADLLIIDEAAAIPLPMVKAMIGSYLVFMASTINGYEGTGRSLSLKLLSQLQKENNAPQPIKLDESIRYSPGDPVESWLTSLLCLDATIVQNLNSGCPPPDECQLYYVDRDALFSYHRAAETFLQRIVSICVSSHYKNSPNDLQMMSDAPSHHLFCLLGPIVKKNQLPEILVVIQVCLEGEISSRTMQNSLVRGMKASGDLIPWNIAEQFGDHEFPKLSGARIVRIATHPNYQRMGYGKRALNQLKLYYEGKFPIETDGFDDDQGNDNGIETIDDEDVDLLKEVIAPRKKIPTLLKSLTERRPELLDYLGASFGLTGELLRFWKSQKFVPVYLSQKENDLTGEHSCILLCPINSSNERVETNEWLNHYFYDFRRRVLKLLGKAFKKFPTSMALSLLENRAVKIEGKPLTQTTIDEIFLPHDIQRLEMYINSQVEYKLIWDLTTDLGSLYFQDRMAGAHLETLHKAILLGCGLQNKSIDQMMDELNMPSNQVLAKFFDCMKKVTNYMLRTMENTIEGTMAKPSELNMGDNLMPLKQSLNEEFEEDVKTLEKQQKKELTKLKKLNLDQYAIKGTDEEWNKVLSKTKSTIVSIKSGEKRLNESVDESNISSGGGDVSAFQKKKAKFGKKQKTRNSKG, from the exons atggtgaagaaaaagaTAGATAACCGCATTCGTGTGATGATCGAAAATGGTGTCAAGATGGGTCACCGTACGATGTTCGTTATAGTTGGCAATAAAGCACGCGATCAAGTGCCCATACTTTACGATATCCTGACCAAGGCATCGGTTAAAGCGCGACCGACAGTGCTGTGGTGCTACAAGAATAAGGATGAAGCCATTTCCAA CCATGGTAAAAAGCGAGCGAAAAAGATACAAGCCGGTAAGATCGACATCAACGAGTCGGATCTGTTCGATGCCTTTCGGGTAGCTACTACGATCCATGGCAGATACTATAAGGATACGCATACCATTCTCGGTAAAACgtatggtgtgtgtgtattgcaaGATTTTGAAGCTCTTACGCCTAACCTTTTGGCGCGTACCGTTGAAACTGTCGAGGGAGGTGGTTTGATCATTCTACTGCTAAAAACGATCTCCTCCCTAAAGCAGATTTACACTATGAGCATGGACGTGCACAAACGGTACCGCACGGAAGCACACCAGAATGTTACGTGTCGCTTCAACGAACGTTTGATTCTATCGCTAGCCGACTGTTCCCGTTGTTTGTTGGTAAACGACGATTTAACCGTGCTACCACTATCTTCGCGCACAGCTGACGTGAAAGCGATCGATGTTGCTTCGATCGAAAGCAGTCATAGTGAGCAGCTTGCAGAGCTAAAGGAAAGTCTGGCAGATGCCCCACCAGCGGGACCGTTGGTTAGTTTGTGCCGAACGTACGACCAAGCGAAAGCCGTGGCTCAGTTTATCGATGCACTTGCTGAGAAGCAACTTAAACCACCAACATCTTTGACGGCCGGACGTGGACGTGGAAAATCTGCCGCCATGGGTCTGGCAATTGCCGGCTCGATAGCGTTCGGCTACGTAAATGTGTACGTAACATCGCCATCGCCGGAAAATTTGATCACACTTTTTGAGTTCATTCTCAAAGGTTTTGACGTGTTGGAGTATCAGGAGCACACGGACTACACAATCATACGCTCGACGAATCCAAACTTCAACAAAGCGATCATTCGCATCAACGTAACACGAAACAACCGGCAAACGATTCAGTACATCTCCCCGACGGATGCACATCTTCTGAATGCCGCCGATTTGTTGATCATCGACGAAGCAGCTGCCATTCCGTTGCCAATGGTAAAAGCAATGATAGGTTCGTATCTGGTGTTTATGGCTTCTACTATCAACGGATATGAAGGAACCGGACGATCCCTCAGCTTGAAGTTACTATCGCAAttacaaaaggaaaacaatgcaCCACAACCG ATTAAGCTTGATGAATCGATCCGTTACAGTCCCGGTGATCCCGTTGAATCATGGCTCACGTCACTGTTGTGTCTCGACGCTACAATTGTGCAGAATTTAAATTCCGGTTGTCCACCGCCGGACGAGTGTCAGCTTTATTACGTGGATAGAGACGCACTGTTTTCTTATCATCGAGCGGCAGAGACATTTCTTCAAAGGATTGTATCCATTTGTGTATCGTCGCACTACAAAAACAGTCCAAATGATTTGCAGATGATGAGTGACGCTCCATCGCATCATCTGTTTTGCCTTTTGGGTCCGATcgtaaagaaaaatcaattgccAGAAATACTGGTCGTGATTCAGGTGTGTTTAGAGGGAGAAATTTCTTCCCGCACAATGCAAAACTCGCTTGTGCGTGGCATGAAAGCATCTGGCGATTTAATTCCGTGGAACATAGCGGAACAGTTTGGCGACCACGAGTTCCCAAAATTGTCCGGAGCCCGAATCGTTCGCATAGCAACGCATCCAAACTATCAACGT ATGGGGTATGGAAAACGCGCACTGAATCAGCTGAAACTTTATTATGAAGGAAAATTCCCTATCGAAACGGATGGATTCGACGACGACCAGGGAAACGACAACGGTATCGAAACAATTGATGATGAGGACGTAGATTTGCTCAAAGAGGTGATTGCTCCGAGAAAGAAAATTCCAACACTGCTCAAATCGCTCACAGAGCGTAGACCAGAATTGCTGGACTACCTTGGCGCGTCGTTCGGTCTGACGGGCGAATTATTACGCTTTTGGAAGAGTCAAAAGTTTGTTCCCGTATACCTAAGCCAGAAGGAAAATGATCTTACCGGAGAGCACTCGTGCATCTTGCTCTGTCCGATCAACTCCAGCAATGAGCGGGTCGAAACCAACGAATGGTTAAATCATTACTTTTACGATTTCCGTCGACGTGTACTGAAATTGCTTGGAAAGGCGTTTAAAAAGTTCCCCACTAGCATGGCGCTTTCTTTGCTTGAAAACAGGGCTGTTAAGATCGAGGGCAAAC CATTGACGCAAACGACGatcgatgaaatatttcttccGCACGATATACAGCGACTGGAAATGTACATCAACAGTCAAGTGGAGTATAAGCTCATCTGGGATTTGACTACCGATCTTGGGTCTCTCTACTTTCAAGACAGGATGGCCGGAGCTCATCTCGAAACGCTACATAAAGCAATTCTACTCGGCTGTGGATTGCAGAATAAGTCGATCGATCAGATGATGGATGAGTTAAACATGCCCAGCAATCAGGTACTGGCAAAGTTTTTTGATTGCATGAAAAAGGTTACCAATTACATGCTGCGAACAATGGAGAACACGATCGAGGGCACCATGGCAAAGCCAAGCGAGTTGAATATGGGAGACAATTTGATGCCCTTGAAGCAGAGTCTTAATGAAGAGTTTGAGGAAGATGTGAAAACCTTAGAGAAACAGCAAAAGAAGGAGTTGACCAAGCTGAAAAAGCTTAACCTTGATCAATATGCAATCAAGGGAACGGACGAAGAATGGAACAAAGTGTTATCCAAAACCAAATCGACGATAGTGTCGATTAAAAG TGGAGAGAAGCGGCTTAATGAAAGTGTTGATGAGTCCAATATATCATCCGGCGGTGGTGACGTTTCCGCATTtcaaaagaagaaagcaaagttcggcaaaaagcaaaagactCGCAACAGCAAGGGCTAA
- the LOC125769623 gene encoding asparagine synthetase domain-containing protein CG17486 isoform X1 — protein sequence MCGIFCYICTNNNSSVGEETLESIENLLRNRGPNYESTLVYDSKVLFYGSVLWHQGVSLCKQPIESDHTVLVFNGDIFQKREDMNSSDTLWLLRKIEASRNETDLFNLLACLRGPFSVIFLRKEENRIYFARDAVGRNSLLIGRKHDGNIFISSVGGNVPSSVVYELPPYGLYFIDLASVNGSESVTLLPWTDDCRELDQMFCSSLTIQTAVKIQTPVGGNITQYNFNFHTLLLNETSLDSDIFGCLFKHPEIQNVCNQLLGTLRNAVEERITNTTQYCKMCLEKQSECIHPKIGILFSGGIDCTILALLADEFVPTNCPIDLMNVAFEKVSRAKVKPTVIEWNVPDRVTGLASLDELRRLRPNRVWNFVEINVNRCELNEKRKIISNLVFPLRNVLDESLGAALWFASRGVGQKNGETYTSPCRVLLLGSGADELFGGYTRHKAAFERNLLGYAEKSATEHSPHAYQKAYEALEEELNLDWRRLPSRNLARDDRVISDNGVTPRTPYLQEDFIALVRSLKASQRCYHPLGPGIGDKLMLRLCAYKLGLTQACVLRKRALQFGSRIADRKQNASDRSTYLED from the exons ATGTGTGGgattttttgctacatctGCACTAACAATAACTCCTCTGTGGGCGAAGAAACG CTAGAATCGATCGAAAATCTCCTAAGAAATCGTGGCCCAAACTATGAGTCTACATTGGTGTATGATTCGAAGGTGCTGTTTTATGGATCGGTGCTATGGCATCAGGGAGTATCGTTATGCAAACAACCTATAGAAAGTGACCACACGGTGCTGGTATTTAATGGAGATATCTTCCAAAAGCGGGAGGATATGAACAGCAGCGACACGTTGTGGCTGTTGCGAAAAATTGAAGCATCTCGGAACGAAACTGATCTCTTCAACCTTCTCGCTTGCTTACGTGGTCCGTTTAGTGTAATTTTTctaaggaaggaagaaaatagaATATACTTTGCCCGAGATGCCGTTGGACGAAATAGCTTGCTCATTGGAAGGAAGCACgatggaaacattttcatttcaagcgttGGAG GAAACGTTCCATCCAGTGTCGTCTACGAACTTCCTCCCTATGGGCTTTACTTTATCGATTTGGCTAGTGTAAATGGATCGGAATCAGTTACCTTACTGCCGTGGACGGATGATTGCAGGGAACTAGACCAGATGTTTTGCAGTTCATTAACAATTCAGACAGCGGTTAAAATTCAAACCCCAGTAGGAGGAAACATAACGCAG TAtaactttaattttcatacTCTGCTATTAAACGAAACTTCGTTGGATAGTGACATTTTTGGCTGTCTGTTTAAGCACCCagaaattcaaaatgtttgcaatcAACTACTTGGTACTTTACGCAATGCAGTTGAAGAACGTATTACCAACACCACACAGTACTGCAAAATGTGTCTAGAAAAACAATCAGAATGCATCCATCCAAAGATTGGAATCTTATTTTCGGGTGGAATAGATTGTACGATTCTAGCTCTTTTGGCAGATGAATTCGTACCAACGAACTGTCCGATTGATTTAATGAATGTTGCCTTTGAAAAGGTAAGCCGTGCGAAAGTAAAGCCTACAGTAATAGAATGGAATGTGCCGGATAGAGTGACTGGGCTGGCTTCCTTGGATGAGTTGCGCCGTTTACGGCCAAATCG CGTGTGGAATTTTGTGGAGATAAATGTCAATCGATGCGAACtaaatgagaaaagaaaaatcatttctaaTCTCGTGTTTCCTCTGCGGAATGTTTTGGACGAATCCTTGGGTGCCGCACTTTGGTTTGCATCTCGTGGAGTTGGGCAGAAAAACGGAGAAACCTACACCAGTCCCTGTCGG GTACTGTTGCTAGGTTCCGGTGCCGATGAGCTGTTTGGTGGATACACTAGACACAAAGCTGCGTTCGAAAGAAATCTTCTCGGTTACGCAGAAAAAAGTGCTACTGAGCATAGTCCTCATGCCTACCAGAAAGCGTACGAAGCACTGGAGGAAGAACTGAATTTAGATTGGAGGCGCCTGCCAAGTAGAAACTTGGCACGTGATGACAGAGTAATAAGCGACAATGGTGTAACACCTAGAACTCCTTATCTGCAAGAAGATTTCATCGCGTTGGTACGTTCCTTGAAAGCTTCCCAACGGTGCTATCATCCACTGGGACCCGGGATTGGTGACAAGCTTATGTTACGCTTATGTGCCTATAAACTCGGTTTAACGCAAGCATGTGTGCTGCGGAAACGTGCTTTACAGTTCGGTTCCAGGATAGCAGaccgaaaacaaaatgcatccGACCGTTCAACGTACCTGGAAGATTAA
- the LOC125769623 gene encoding asparagine synthetase domain-containing protein CG17486 isoform X2 has translation MNSSDTLWLLRKIEASRNETDLFNLLACLRGPFSVIFLRKEENRIYFARDAVGRNSLLIGRKHDGNIFISSVGGNVPSSVVYELPPYGLYFIDLASVNGSESVTLLPWTDDCRELDQMFCSSLTIQTAVKIQTPVGGNITQYNFNFHTLLLNETSLDSDIFGCLFKHPEIQNVCNQLLGTLRNAVEERITNTTQYCKMCLEKQSECIHPKIGILFSGGIDCTILALLADEFVPTNCPIDLMNVAFEKVSRAKVKPTVIEWNVPDRVTGLASLDELRRLRPNRVWNFVEINVNRCELNEKRKIISNLVFPLRNVLDESLGAALWFASRGVGQKNGETYTSPCRVLLLGSGADELFGGYTRHKAAFERNLLGYAEKSATEHSPHAYQKAYEALEEELNLDWRRLPSRNLARDDRVISDNGVTPRTPYLQEDFIALVRSLKASQRCYHPLGPGIGDKLMLRLCAYKLGLTQACVLRKRALQFGSRIADRKQNASDRSTYLED, from the exons ATGAACAGCAGCGACACGTTGTGGCTGTTGCGAAAAATTGAAGCATCTCGGAACGAAACTGATCTCTTCAACCTTCTCGCTTGCTTACGTGGTCCGTTTAGTGTAATTTTTctaaggaaggaagaaaatagaATATACTTTGCCCGAGATGCCGTTGGACGAAATAGCTTGCTCATTGGAAGGAAGCACgatggaaacattttcatttcaagcgttGGAG GAAACGTTCCATCCAGTGTCGTCTACGAACTTCCTCCCTATGGGCTTTACTTTATCGATTTGGCTAGTGTAAATGGATCGGAATCAGTTACCTTACTGCCGTGGACGGATGATTGCAGGGAACTAGACCAGATGTTTTGCAGTTCATTAACAATTCAGACAGCGGTTAAAATTCAAACCCCAGTAGGAGGAAACATAACGCAG TAtaactttaattttcatacTCTGCTATTAAACGAAACTTCGTTGGATAGTGACATTTTTGGCTGTCTGTTTAAGCACCCagaaattcaaaatgtttgcaatcAACTACTTGGTACTTTACGCAATGCAGTTGAAGAACGTATTACCAACACCACACAGTACTGCAAAATGTGTCTAGAAAAACAATCAGAATGCATCCATCCAAAGATTGGAATCTTATTTTCGGGTGGAATAGATTGTACGATTCTAGCTCTTTTGGCAGATGAATTCGTACCAACGAACTGTCCGATTGATTTAATGAATGTTGCCTTTGAAAAGGTAAGCCGTGCGAAAGTAAAGCCTACAGTAATAGAATGGAATGTGCCGGATAGAGTGACTGGGCTGGCTTCCTTGGATGAGTTGCGCCGTTTACGGCCAAATCG CGTGTGGAATTTTGTGGAGATAAATGTCAATCGATGCGAACtaaatgagaaaagaaaaatcatttctaaTCTCGTGTTTCCTCTGCGGAATGTTTTGGACGAATCCTTGGGTGCCGCACTTTGGTTTGCATCTCGTGGAGTTGGGCAGAAAAACGGAGAAACCTACACCAGTCCCTGTCGG GTACTGTTGCTAGGTTCCGGTGCCGATGAGCTGTTTGGTGGATACACTAGACACAAAGCTGCGTTCGAAAGAAATCTTCTCGGTTACGCAGAAAAAAGTGCTACTGAGCATAGTCCTCATGCCTACCAGAAAGCGTACGAAGCACTGGAGGAAGAACTGAATTTAGATTGGAGGCGCCTGCCAAGTAGAAACTTGGCACGTGATGACAGAGTAATAAGCGACAATGGTGTAACACCTAGAACTCCTTATCTGCAAGAAGATTTCATCGCGTTGGTACGTTCCTTGAAAGCTTCCCAACGGTGCTATCATCCACTGGGACCCGGGATTGGTGACAAGCTTATGTTACGCTTATGTGCCTATAAACTCGGTTTAACGCAAGCATGTGTGCTGCGGAAACGTGCTTTACAGTTCGGTTCCAGGATAGCAGaccgaaaacaaaatgcatccGACCGTTCAACGTACCTGGAAGATTAA
- the LOC125769638 gene encoding transcription initiation factor TFIID subunit 7: MPDKPVKQDSKKDDGAELETQIIMRMPKEPAAALREAIQSGANNLKDRLFIRLENELRYGEVRFDHWLLHAKVVDLPTIIESLKTIDSKNFYKTADICQMMICREEPEQQSAEEESPNKNKKKDPNKVDKKFLWPHGVTPPCKNIRKRRFRKTLKKKYVEAPEIEKEVKRLLRVDNEAVNVKWELITEDEDPNKPSPGSGTESGAPNKSPSKNTKKGDHNKDVGEHDIFGEEVSDSDEEDNPINKNIDIDESSRLSAEADDSRLSDSSSYQGTQQTERNPALEFNKSMFSGAGSSSGYRAARRPETGVSSAGGSKSMSFFQGDSSRLDSDNDSSDMPHGGFGNSQNSNANSATASTNNNARIYELQRQISDLKTQRNQKEQEIRTIENQTLRQRLQDKLDSLLMEIHDKEKEIHDLQSGEKYNLD; the protein is encoded by the exons ATGCCCGATAAACCCGTGAAACAAGACAGCAAGAAAGACGATGGAGCAGAGCTGGAAACGCAGATTATTATGCGAATGCCCAAG GAACCAGCCGCCGCTCTACGCGAAGCGATACAGAGCGGTGCCAACAATTTGAAGGATCGACTTTTCATTCGTTTGGAGAATGAATTACGCTATGGCGAAGTTCGGTTCGATCATTGGTTACTACATGCGAAGGTGGTTGATCTTCCTACGATAATCGAATCATTGAAAACGATCGACTCGAAGAATTTCTACAAAACCGCGGACATATGTCAGATG ATGATATGCAGGGAGGAGCCCGAACAACAGTCAGCCGAAGAGGAATCGCCcaacaaaaataagaaaaaagaccCAAACAAGGTGGACAAAAAATTCCTTTGGCCGCACGGAGTGACGCCGCCGTGCAAAAATATAAGGAAGCGTCGTTTTCGTAAAACGCTCAAGAAAAAATACGTCGAAGCACCGGAAATAGAGAAGGAAGTAAAACGTTTGCTGCGAGTCGACAATGAAGCGGTCAATGTAAAGTGGGAATTGATCACGGAAGATGAGGATCCGAACAAACCTTCCCCTGGGTCGGGTACAGAATCGGGCGCACCGAATAAGAGCCCTTCGAAGAACACGAAAAAGGGTGACCATAACAAAGACGTTGGAGAGCATGATATCTTTGGAGAGGAAGTGTCCGACTCTGATGAGGAAGATAATCCAATCAACAAAAACATCGACATCGATGAGAGCAGCCGGCTGTCGGCGGAAGCCGACGATAGCCGTCTGTCCGACTCCAGCTCTTACCAGGGCACACAGCAGACTGAGCGAAATCCTGCACTGGAGTTTAACAAGAGCATGTTTAGCGGTGCTGGTTCGAGCAGTGGCTACCGGGCGGCCAGAAGGCCCGAAACGGGAGTGAGCAGTGCTGGGGGATCGAAATCCATGTCATTCTTTCAGGGTGACAGTTCGCGGCTGGATTCCGATAATGATTCGTCGGACATGCCGCACGGCGGGTTCGGAAATAGTCAGAACAGTAACGCTAATAGTGCTACCGCTAGCACAAATAATAATGCACGGATTTATGAGCTGCAGCGCCAAATAAGCGATCTCAAGACGCAGCGCAATCAGAAGGAGCAGGAAATTCGCACGATCGAAAATCAAACCTTGCGTCAGCGTTTGCAAGATAAGCTGGACAGCTTGCTGATGGAGATACATGATAAGGAGAAAGAG ATACACGATCTTCAATCGGGAGAAAAATATAATCTGGACTAA